From the Clostridiales bacterium FE2011 genome, one window contains:
- a CDS encoding ABC transporter permease subunit: MTLIRHELKQAWKALLIWTLSIGAFIVICLFMYPEMKSQMNSISSIFSSMGMFSSAFGLDTLDFGSLKGFYGIECGNILGIGGALFAALIGIAALANEEKNGTAEFLLTHPLRRTEIITAKLISVLIQTLILNGAVWLMAVGSIAVIGEPVPWKEITLLHTAYFLLQVELACVCFGISAFLWKGGIGIGLGLAIALYFMNIIGNLTSKADVLKYITPFGYADGSEIFNKGALDGCKLLIGLAVSLIGVALAYWKYNQKDIR; this comes from the coding sequence ATGACCCTGATCCGTCATGAACTGAAGCAGGCCTGGAAAGCGCTTCTGATCTGGACCCTGTCCATCGGCGCGTTTATCGTCATCTGCCTGTTTATGTATCCCGAGATGAAGAGCCAGATGAACAGCATCAGCTCCATCTTTTCCTCCATGGGCATGTTCTCCTCCGCTTTCGGGCTGGACACGCTGGACTTCGGTTCCCTGAAGGGATTCTACGGGATTGAATGCGGCAACATCCTCGGCATCGGCGGCGCGCTGTTTGCCGCACTGATCGGCATTGCCGCCCTGGCAAACGAAGAAAAGAACGGCACAGCGGAGTTCCTGCTGACACATCCCCTGCGCCGCACTGAAATCATCACTGCCAAGCTCATCTCCGTCCTGATCCAGACCCTGATCCTGAATGGGGCCGTCTGGCTCATGGCTGTCGGTTCCATCGCCGTCATCGGCGAGCCTGTTCCGTGGAAGGAAATCACGCTGCTTCATACAGCCTACTTCCTGCTGCAGGTGGAACTGGCCTGTGTCTGCTTCGGCATCTCCGCCTTCCTGTGGAAGGGCGGCATCGGCATCGGGCTGGGACTGGCCATCGCCCTGTATTTCATGAATATCATCGGCAACCTGACCAGCAAGGCCGACGTGCTGAAATACATCACACCCTTCGGTTATGCCGACGGCTCGGAGATTTTCAATAAAGGCGCCCTGGACGGCTGCAAGCTGCTGATCGGCCTTGCGGTTTCCCTCATTGGCGTCGCCCTGGCTTACTGGAAATACAATCAAAAAGATATCCGGTAA
- a CDS encoding uracil-DNA glycosylase — protein MPEITWELFDKQVAECRLCPLCQHILHKVPGQGDRQSPLMFIGEGPGQTEDEEGLAFVGAAGQLLTKMLEAIQLPRDRVYICNIVKCRPPHNRVPTPEEAEACRIHLRMQTWLIRPKVIVLLGSTAARNVLDPEIRITRERGKWTERKGVWMMPTYHPSALLRDPDKKKEAWEDMKSLRNKLIELGLYQDLYSGGEKEL, from the coding sequence ATGCCGGAGATCACCTGGGAGCTTTTTGATAAGCAGGTGGCGGAATGCAGGCTCTGCCCCCTTTGCCAGCATATCCTGCACAAGGTTCCCGGACAGGGAGACCGGCAGTCCCCGCTGATGTTTATCGGAGAAGGCCCGGGACAGACAGAGGACGAGGAGGGGCTTGCCTTTGTCGGGGCAGCGGGACAGCTGCTGACAAAAATGCTGGAAGCGATCCAGCTGCCCCGGGACCGGGTATATATCTGCAATATTGTGAAATGCCGTCCGCCCCACAACCGGGTACCGACGCCGGAGGAGGCGGAAGCCTGCCGGATTCACCTGCGGATGCAGACCTGGCTGATCCGGCCGAAGGTGATCGTGCTGCTGGGCAGTACCGCAGCCCGGAACGTGCTGGATCCGGAAATCCGGATTACCCGGGAGCGGGGAAAATGGACGGAACGGAAGGGCGTGTGGATGATGCCGACCTATCATCCGTCGGCGCTGCTCCGGGATCCGGACAAGAAGAAGGAAGCCTGGGAGGATATGAAAAGCCTCCGGAACAAACTGATTGAACTGGGATTGTACCAGGATCTTTATTCCGGAGGGGAAAAGGAACTTTGA
- a CDS encoding DNA-deoxyinosine glycosylase: protein MSAQEQRIQHPFGPLFCPESRILILGSFPSVKSREQNFFYGHPQNRFWKVIAALFDRPVPTSIPEKKELILSHGLALWDSIASCVITGSSDASIREVRANDLRIILDSCPIERIYCNGRKSHEMYNRYILPALGREAVCLPSTSPANAQWSLEKLTAAWAVLKE, encoded by the coding sequence ATGAGCGCACAGGAGCAAAGAATCCAGCATCCCTTCGGGCCGCTTTTCTGTCCGGAAAGCCGGATCCTGATCCTTGGGTCTTTCCCTTCGGTGAAATCCAGGGAGCAGAACTTCTTCTACGGTCATCCGCAGAACCGGTTCTGGAAGGTAATCGCCGCCCTGTTTGACCGGCCGGTACCGACATCCATTCCCGAAAAAAAAGAACTGATCCTGAGTCATGGACTGGCGCTCTGGGATTCCATCGCCAGCTGCGTCATCACCGGTTCCTCGGATGCCAGCATCCGGGAGGTCCGGGCCAATGATCTCAGGATCATCCTGGATTCCTGTCCGATTGAGCGGATTTACTGCAACGGACGGAAATCCCATGAAATGTATAACAGGTATATTCTTCCCGCCCTGGGAAGGGAGGCCGTCTGCCTTCCCTCCACCAGTCCGGCCAACGCCCAGTGGTCGCTGGAAAAGCTGACCGCCGCCTGGGCTGTCCTGAAAGAATAA
- a CDS encoding GNAT family N-acetyltransferase — MEVRLLKPEEHFEANLISTVAFHMKMEDPEKNREESLKSQDEDWGAFSEDGKVMARIINNHYETRLDGQRVRNGGIGAVSTLPEYRNTGAVKAIFEKLIPEAYRNGEIISALYPFNHAFYRKFGYETVRWQDHYEFVPAVLSGYRFSGDAELWKPGDPVSEYTALYNRFADSFNLAMYRDDKMMLDLIKGEYYKDRKFCYLLKENGKTVAYLIFQDVRNDPAAILTVKDIAWDGKAGFYAILGFLARFTADYGTIRMFLPSCLQLLSVIQTPRAYDIQQTATQSYMVRAMNVKRILEIIKKPDDSPFVIRVEGDAQISENNGTWKVCGNSVEQTEETPNLMVSIQAFGQMAVGAVNLAEAMYRPDVTVSGNEAVLEKVFVRKPILVEDHF, encoded by the coding sequence ATGGAAGTACGTCTACTGAAACCGGAAGAACATTTTGAGGCGAACCTGATTTCCACCGTGGCTTTCCATATGAAGATGGAAGATCCGGAGAAGAACCGGGAGGAGAGCCTGAAGAGCCAGGATGAGGACTGGGGTGCATTTTCCGAAGACGGAAAAGTGATGGCCCGGATTATCAATAACCACTATGAAACGCGCCTGGACGGGCAGCGGGTCCGGAACGGCGGAATCGGCGCTGTGTCCACGCTGCCGGAATACCGGAACACCGGCGCCGTGAAGGCGATCTTCGAAAAGCTGATTCCGGAAGCTTACCGGAACGGGGAGATTATCTCCGCCCTGTATCCCTTCAACCATGCGTTTTACCGTAAGTTCGGCTATGAAACCGTCCGGTGGCAGGATCATTACGAGTTTGTACCGGCCGTGCTGAGCGGCTACCGCTTTTCCGGGGACGCGGAACTGTGGAAGCCCGGTGATCCGGTAAGCGAGTATACAGCCCTGTACAACCGGTTTGCGGACAGCTTCAACCTGGCCATGTACCGGGATGACAAAATGATGCTGGATCTCATCAAGGGAGAATACTATAAGGACCGGAAGTTCTGCTACCTGCTTAAGGAAAACGGAAAAACCGTGGCTTACCTGATCTTCCAGGATGTGCGGAACGATCCGGCGGCGATCCTGACTGTGAAGGACATCGCCTGGGACGGCAAAGCCGGATTCTACGCGATCCTGGGCTTCCTGGCCCGTTTTACCGCGGACTACGGCACTATCCGGATGTTCCTGCCTTCCTGCCTGCAGCTGCTTTCCGTGATCCAGACGCCCCGGGCTTACGATATCCAGCAGACGGCTACCCAGAGTTATATGGTCCGGGCGATGAACGTGAAGCGGATTCTGGAAATTATCAAAAAACCGGATGACAGCCCATTTGTCATCCGGGTGGAAGGCGACGCGCAGATTTCTGAAAACAACGGAACCTGGAAGGTCTGCGGAAACAGCGTTGAACAGACAGAAGAGACGCCGAACCTGATGGTTTCCATCCAGGCCTTCGGCCAGATGGCGGTCGGCGCCGTGAACCTGGCTGAAGCAATGTACCGGCCTGACGTGACGGTGTCCGGCAACGAAGCCGTGCTCGAAAAGGTGTTTGTACGCAAGCCCATCCTGGTGGAGGATCATTTCTGA
- a CDS encoding (deoxy)nucleoside triphosphate pyrophosphohydrolase, protein MKTIQVVAALIFHEGKLFATQRGYGAWRDYWEFPGGKIEPGETPEEALVREIREELDTGITVLSHVCDVEYDYPEFHLSMQCFRCEITSGEPKLLEHEAAKWLGREELDTVDWLPADWNILPDIKENWPAE, encoded by the coding sequence ATGAAAACCATTCAGGTGGTGGCAGCGCTGATCTTCCATGAGGGAAAGCTTTTTGCCACGCAGCGGGGATACGGCGCCTGGCGGGACTACTGGGAGTTTCCCGGCGGGAAAATCGAGCCCGGGGAAACGCCGGAGGAAGCATTGGTTCGGGAAATCCGGGAGGAATTGGACACCGGGATCACCGTGCTTTCCCACGTCTGTGACGTGGAGTACGACTATCCCGAGTTCCACCTTTCCATGCAGTGTTTCCGGTGCGAAATCACCTCCGGGGAACCGAAACTGCTGGAGCATGAAGCTGCAAAATGGCTGGGCAGGGAAGAACTGGACACGGTGGACTGGCTGCCCGCGGACTGGAATATCCTGCCGGATATAAAGGAAAACTGGCCGGCTGAATAA
- a CDS encoding M3 family oligoendopeptidase has translation MTFPEMPYERPDAEQLKEQWKSLTERLKAAATYEEAKAVFLEKDQMERHVDTMGTLASVRHSIDTRDTFYDEENNFWNQTWPELQEYDQAWTAAMLASPFRADFAAEYGDLMFVKAEMDLKTFSPDIIPELQQENDLRNEYQKLIASAQIPFEGGVYTISQMSPFKTDADDERRLAAWKAEGQWYKDHQDKLDEIYDKLTKLRDGMGRKMGYEGFTQLGYYRMGRNCYTKEDVEKFRAAVRTYLVPVADSIYRAHAKRLCKEYPMSYADNALEFRSGNPRPQGTADDILAAGKKFYDELSPETSAFFRMMLEGKLMDVLSTEGKEGGGYCTGIMDYGVPFIFANFNGTQHDVEVVTHEAGHAFAAYMNRDRVPMGYIWPSMESCEVHSMSMEFLAWPWAENFFGDDTRKFLYSHLAGALTFIPYGTMVDHFQHLVYENPGWTPRERHNAWKELSAIYTPWARLDGDIPFYGDGEAWQRQSHIYASPFYYIDYCLAQTVSLEIWAMLQESREKAWKHYMAYTRQGGSRTFTELLANAGLVSPFDEECLKTVCSTAKNWLENYDMTGIE, from the coding sequence ATTACTTTTCCTGAAATGCCCTATGAACGCCCGGATGCAGAACAGCTGAAAGAACAGTGGAAGAGCCTGACTGAACGCCTGAAGGCGGCGGCCACCTATGAGGAAGCAAAGGCGGTATTCCTGGAGAAGGATCAGATGGAACGCCATGTGGACACGATGGGCACACTGGCCAGCGTCCGTCATTCCATTGATACCCGGGACACCTTTTACGATGAAGAAAACAATTTCTGGAACCAGACCTGGCCGGAACTGCAGGAATATGACCAGGCATGGACAGCAGCCATGCTGGCTTCACCTTTCCGGGCGGACTTCGCCGCGGAATACGGCGACCTGATGTTTGTCAAGGCGGAGATGGACTTGAAAACCTTCTCCCCGGACATTATTCCGGAGCTGCAGCAGGAAAACGACCTGCGCAACGAATACCAGAAACTGATCGCTTCCGCCCAGATTCCCTTTGAGGGCGGGGTATATACCATTTCCCAGATGTCTCCCTTCAAGACCGACGCGGACGATGAGCGGCGGCTGGCTGCCTGGAAGGCTGAGGGACAGTGGTACAAGGATCACCAGGACAAGCTGGATGAAATCTATGATAAGCTGACGAAGCTGCGGGACGGCATGGGCCGGAAGATGGGCTATGAAGGCTTCACCCAGCTGGGATACTACCGCATGGGACGCAACTGCTATACCAAAGAGGATGTGGAAAAGTTCCGGGCGGCTGTGAGGACTTACCTGGTGCCCGTGGCGGACAGCATCTACCGGGCGCACGCAAAGCGCCTGTGCAAGGAATACCCCATGAGCTACGCTGACAATGCGCTGGAATTCCGCTCCGGCAATCCGAGACCCCAGGGGACAGCGGATGATATCCTGGCAGCCGGCAAAAAGTTCTATGACGAGCTTTCGCCGGAGACCAGCGCGTTCTTCCGGATGATGCTGGAAGGAAAGCTGATGGACGTGCTTTCCACCGAGGGCAAGGAAGGCGGCGGATACTGCACCGGCATTATGGACTACGGCGTGCCGTTTATCTTTGCCAATTTCAACGGAACCCAGCATGACGTGGAAGTGGTGACCCATGAAGCGGGCCACGCCTTCGCGGCATATATGAACAGGGACCGCGTGCCCATGGGCTACATCTGGCCCAGCATGGAATCCTGCGAGGTGCACTCCATGTCCATGGAATTCCTGGCCTGGCCCTGGGCGGAAAACTTCTTCGGGGATGATACCCGGAAGTTCCTCTACAGCCACCTGGCCGGCGCCCTGACCTTTATTCCCTACGGGACGATGGTGGACCATTTCCAGCACCTGGTGTATGAGAATCCGGGCTGGACGCCCCGTGAACGGCACAATGCCTGGAAGGAACTTTCTGCAATCTACACACCCTGGGCCCGGCTGGACGGGGACATTCCCTTCTACGGAGACGGAGAAGCCTGGCAGCGGCAGAGCCACATCTATGCCAGCCCGTTCTATTACATTGACTACTGCCTGGCACAGACTGTTTCGCTGGAAATCTGGGCGATGCTCCAGGAAAGCAGGGAGAAGGCCTGGAAGCACTATATGGCCTATACCAGGCAGGGCGGAAGCCGCACCTTTACCGAGCTGCTGGCGAATGCCGGACTGGTCAGCCCCTTTGATGAGGAGTGCCTGAAGACGGTCTGCAGCACAGCGAAGAACTGGCTGGAAAACTACGACATGACCGGAATTGAGTAA
- the nspC gene encoding carboxynorspermidine decarboxylase, translating to MKKSEVFKGLSGRNAPDCFAPLRTPCYVIDEERLKENGRILASVAERTGCRILLAQKAFSNYDFYPLLAPYLAGTEASGLYEARLGAEEMPGKEVHVFCAAYREDEFEELLRYADHIVFNSVNQLKRFGKRAKDSGKSIGLRINPECSTQEGHEIYDPCAKGSRLGVTREAWNREMTEDLLEMLDGLHFHTLCEQDSDALETTLEAVERGFGDVLPRMKWLNMGGGHHITREDYDLPRLENLIRRAQERWQLQVYLEPGEAVALNAGYLVTTVLDVTENSGIRTAVLDVSAACHMPDVIEMPYMPPLMNGETEGELKHPYRLAGPTCLAGDVIGEYGFEAGVKPGDRLVFGDMAIYTTCKNNTFNGMPLPDIYGMDRNGQFMKLTAFGYADFKGRLGKNG from the coding sequence ATGAAAAAGAGTGAAGTATTCAAAGGGCTTTCCGGCCGAAACGCGCCGGACTGCTTTGCCCCCCTCCGGACGCCATGCTATGTGATTGATGAAGAACGGCTGAAGGAAAACGGCAGGATCCTGGCCTCGGTGGCGGAACGCACCGGGTGCCGGATCCTGCTTGCCCAGAAAGCCTTCTCCAACTATGATTTCTATCCGCTCCTGGCTCCGTATCTTGCCGGAACTGAGGCCAGCGGCCTGTATGAGGCCCGGCTCGGCGCTGAGGAGATGCCTGGAAAAGAGGTGCACGTCTTCTGTGCCGCCTACCGGGAGGATGAATTCGAAGAGCTGCTGCGGTATGCGGACCATATCGTGTTCAATTCCGTGAACCAGCTGAAGCGGTTCGGGAAAAGGGCGAAAGACAGCGGAAAAAGCATCGGGCTGCGGATCAATCCGGAATGCTCCACCCAGGAGGGGCACGAAATCTACGATCCCTGCGCGAAGGGCAGCCGCCTGGGCGTGACGCGGGAAGCCTGGAACCGGGAAATGACGGAAGACCTGCTGGAAATGCTGGACGGCTTGCATTTCCATACGCTGTGTGAGCAGGATTCCGACGCCCTGGAAACGACCCTGGAGGCAGTGGAACGCGGCTTCGGCGACGTGCTGCCCCGGATGAAGTGGCTGAACATGGGCGGCGGGCATCATATTACCCGGGAAGATTATGACCTTCCGCGGCTGGAAAACCTGATCCGCCGGGCACAGGAACGGTGGCAGCTGCAGGTGTACCTGGAGCCGGGCGAAGCCGTGGCGCTGAACGCGGGTTACCTGGTTACCACGGTGCTGGACGTGACAGAGAACAGTGGAATCCGGACGGCTGTGCTGGATGTGAGCGCGGCCTGCCATATGCCGGACGTGATTGAAATGCCCTATATGCCGCCGCTGATGAACGGCGAAACGGAAGGGGAACTGAAGCATCCGTACCGGCTGGCGGGACCCACCTGCCTGGCGGGGGACGTGATCGGTGAATATGGCTTTGAAGCAGGGGTGAAACCGGGAGACCGGCTGGTGTTCGGAGATATGGCCATTTATACCACCTGCAAGAACAATACCTTTAACGGGATGCCGCTGCCGGACATTTACGGGATGGACCGGAACGGGCAGTTTATGAAACTGACCGCATTCGGCTACGCGGACTTCAAGGGCAGGCTCGGCAAAAACGGATAA
- a CDS encoding saccharopine dehydrogenase family protein — protein MSRVLVIGCGGVANVAIRKCCQADDVFTEMCIASRTKSKCDDLAKALEGKTATKITTAQVDADDVEQLKKLITDYQPDLVMNIALPYQDLTIMDACLACGVNYMDTANYEPEDTDDPEWRAIYEKRCKEQGFSAYFDYSWQWAYREKFEKAGLTALLGCGFDPGVTQAYCAYAKKHEFDTIDTIDILDCNGGDHGYPFATNFNPEVNLREVSAPGSYMENGKWVEIPAMSIKREYNFEDVGQKDMYLLHHEEIESLAQNIPEVKRIRFFMTFGQSYLTHMRCLENVGMLSTTPVMFEGHEIVPIKFLKALLPDPASLGPRTHGKTNIGCIFTGKKDGKEKTYYIYNVCDHQECYREVESQAISYTTGVPAMCGAMMLLTGKWNKPGVYTVEEFDPDPFLDALDRYGLPRRENHNPVLVD, from the coding sequence ATGAGCAGAGTATTGGTAATCGGATGCGGCGGGGTGGCCAATGTGGCGATCCGGAAGTGCTGCCAGGCAGACGACGTGTTTACGGAAATGTGCATTGCCAGCCGGACGAAGTCCAAGTGCGACGACCTGGCGAAGGCGCTGGAAGGCAAAACCGCCACAAAGATCACAACCGCGCAGGTGGACGCGGACGACGTGGAACAGCTGAAGAAACTGATCACGGATTATCAGCCTGACCTGGTGATGAATATTGCCCTGCCGTACCAGGACCTGACCATCATGGACGCATGCCTGGCTTGCGGCGTGAACTATATGGATACCGCGAACTACGAGCCCGAAGACACGGACGATCCGGAATGGCGGGCGATCTACGAAAAGCGGTGCAAAGAACAGGGTTTTTCCGCCTACTTCGACTACAGCTGGCAGTGGGCTTACCGGGAAAAGTTTGAGAAAGCCGGCCTAACCGCCCTGCTGGGCTGCGGCTTTGACCCCGGCGTGACTCAGGCATACTGTGCCTACGCGAAAAAGCATGAGTTTGACACCATTGACACCATTGATATCCTGGACTGCAACGGCGGCGATCACGGCTATCCCTTTGCCACCAACTTCAACCCGGAGGTTAACCTGCGGGAGGTTTCCGCACCCGGAAGCTATATGGAGAACGGCAAGTGGGTGGAGATTCCCGCGATGAGCATCAAACGGGAATACAACTTCGAGGACGTGGGTCAGAAGGATATGTACCTGCTGCATCATGAGGAGATCGAATCTCTGGCCCAGAACATTCCGGAGGTGAAGCGGATCCGCTTCTTCATGACCTTCGGCCAGAGCTACCTGACCCATATGCGCTGCCTGGAGAACGTGGGCATGCTGTCCACTACTCCCGTGATGTTTGAGGGACACGAGATCGTGCCGATCAAGTTCCTGAAGGCGCTGCTGCCCGATCCGGCCAGCCTGGGTCCGAGAACCCACGGCAAGACCAATATCGGCTGCATCTTCACCGGCAAAAAGGACGGCAAGGAAAAAACCTACTACATCTACAACGTATGCGACCATCAGGAATGCTACCGTGAGGTGGAAAGCCAGGCGATCAGCTATACCACGGGTGTTCCGGCAATGTGCGGCGCCATGATGCTGCTGACCGGCAAGTGGAACAAGCCCGGTGTGTATACGGTGGAAGAGTTCGATCCCGATCCCTTCCTGGACGCGCTGGACCGCTACGGCCTGCCCCGCAGGGAGAACCATAATCCGGTTCTGGTGGACTGA
- the speB gene encoding agmatinase, translating to MNRNIETFIGCDGDYDYAQIVLFGAPFDSTTSFRPGARFGSSAIRHESFGLETYSPYQDKDLNDIKVFDCGDLELCFGSAEAALKDIGEKAGEILFDGKTPFLIGGEHLVTLGAVRAVAERYPNLHIIHFDAHADLRDDYLGAQLSHACVMRRCHELTGDGRIHQFCIRSGDKAEFTFAKAHTDMHKFGFEGLKELTEKLAEEHTPVYLTVDLDCLDPALFCGTGTPEAGGVSFTELLNAILTVSKTNIVGADVNELAPMLDASGASTAAACKIVREMLLAIYK from the coding sequence ATGAACAGGAATATTGAAACTTTTATCGGATGCGACGGGGATTATGACTACGCGCAGATCGTGCTGTTCGGCGCGCCGTTTGATTCCACCACCAGCTTCCGGCCGGGCGCGAGATTCGGTTCTTCCGCCATCCGCCATGAAAGCTTCGGGCTGGAGACCTACAGCCCTTACCAGGACAAGGACCTGAACGATATCAAGGTGTTTGACTGCGGGGACCTGGAGCTCTGTTTCGGTTCCGCGGAGGCGGCGCTGAAGGATATCGGGGAAAAGGCCGGGGAGATCCTGTTTGACGGCAAGACGCCCTTCCTGATCGGCGGCGAGCACCTGGTGACGCTGGGCGCGGTACGGGCTGTGGCCGAAAGGTATCCGAACCTGCACATCATCCACTTTGACGCCCACGCGGACCTGCGGGACGACTACCTGGGGGCACAGCTGAGCCATGCCTGCGTGATGCGGCGGTGCCACGAGCTGACAGGTGACGGCAGGATCCACCAGTTCTGCATCCGCAGCGGCGACAAGGCGGAATTCACCTTTGCCAAAGCGCATACGGACATGCATAAGTTCGGCTTTGAAGGACTGAAGGAGCTGACGGAGAAGCTGGCGGAGGAGCATACCCCGGTTTACCTGACCGTTGACCTGGACTGCCTGGATCCTGCCCTTTTCTGCGGAACGGGCACACCGGAAGCCGGCGGCGTGAGCTTCACGGAGCTGCTGAACGCCATCCTGACAGTGAGCAAAACCAACATCGTAGGCGCGGACGTGAATGAACTGGCTCCCATGCTGGACGCCAGCGGCGCGTCCACGGCGGCGGCCTGCAAGATTGTGCGGGAAATGCTGCTGGCCATTTACAAATAA
- the speE gene encoding polyamine aminopropyltransferase, translating into MELWFSECHAPDVKHSLRVNRHLYSGKSEYQQIDIFDTPEFGRVLALDGNVMLTERDEFIYDEMITHIPMSVHKNVKDILVIGAGDGGVVKELTRYDTVERIDLVEMDGQVIEACRTYLPENACKLDDSRVHIYFDNALRFIRRCTDEYDLIIVDSNDPFGPSEGYFTREFYGICYNALHEDGIMVNQQGSPFYKHDAEAMQRSHKRIVNTFPISRVYQAHIPTYAAGYWLFGFASKKYHPIDDFDEEHWKSLHLSTKYYTTKLHIGSFYLPAYLEKMLEEVEA; encoded by the coding sequence ATGGAACTCTGGTTCAGTGAATGCCATGCCCCGGATGTTAAGCACAGCCTGCGTGTAAACCGGCACCTGTACTCCGGAAAGAGCGAATACCAGCAGATTGATATCTTTGACACCCCTGAATTCGGCCGGGTGCTGGCCCTGGACGGAAACGTGATGCTGACGGAGCGGGACGAGTTCATCTACGACGAAATGATCACGCATATCCCCATGTCTGTCCACAAGAACGTGAAGGATATCCTGGTGATCGGCGCGGGAGACGGCGGTGTGGTGAAGGAACTGACCCGCTATGACACCGTGGAACGCATCGACCTGGTGGAAATGGACGGCCAGGTGATTGAAGCCTGCCGGACCTACCTGCCGGAAAATGCCTGCAAGCTGGATGACAGCCGGGTGCATATTTACTTTGACAACGCGCTGCGGTTTATCCGGCGGTGCACGGATGAATATGACCTGATCATCGTGGACTCCAACGACCCCTTCGGTCCCTCCGAAGGCTACTTCACAAGGGAGTTTTACGGCATCTGCTACAACGCCCTGCACGAGGACGGTATTATGGTCAACCAGCAGGGAAGCCCCTTCTACAAGCATGACGCGGAAGCCATGCAGCGGAGCCACAAAAGGATCGTGAACACCTTCCCGATCAGCCGGGTATACCAGGCGCACATCCCGACCTACGCGGCGGGCTACTGGCTGTTCGGTTTTGCGAGCAAGAAATACCATCCCATTGATGATTTTGACGAAGAACACTGGAAGAGCCTGCACCTGAGCACGAAGTACTACACGACCAAGCTGCACATCGGCTCCTTCTATCTGCCGGCTTACCTGGAGAAAATGCTTGAGGAGGTGGAGGCATGA